TGTTTCAAATCACTCCACATGATCTTAACAGGATTTACATCTGGGCTTTGACTCAGCCATTCTGAAATTCTAATGCTGAAAGGTCCAGTTTcattttttgacagatggtctcaaatgttcctcaagcaccttcttATACAATTTAGAATTAATAGTGGATTCATAGTGGAAAGCCCCCCAAAATTaaattttagactcatctgtccaaagcacattattctaGACAtcttggcctttgtctctgtATTTTTTGGCAATCTTCAgtcctcatgtttttcttagacagcaaaggtttccaccttgcacacctcccatgataattaaagttgtgcagtctctttctgattgtagattcatgcactttgacatcaactgtagcaGGTTAGGTTTTCCTGGGGTCTTCTTTAAGCATCTCGCAGTTTTCGcttggggtgaatttgcttggatgGCCTGACCTAGCTatgttggcagttgttttaaatgttcttcacTTACAAATGATTTTTGGACAGCGGAATGGCtgatgataattttttttttatagatcttTTAATATCCCTTATCAGACTtataagcatcaacaatcttctttctgaaggcctctgagagctctttggatctctgCATGGTAATACCTCTGGCTTCAACAATTTAGAGCAAATTAAATatctaaattaattaaattaattaattaattaattaaatattaaattaaatatcaaactaaatatctgaggtttaaataaggcaagccttcttcaaaatgctctgtaacaaaTGTTCTAATCATTTGCACCTGATGTAATATACCTGTAggtaattttatccattttaagtaaaaatacTTATATTACTATGTGGTGGTGACCTATTTACTCACAAGaaataagattttttaaaattatattttacagaccatttaaaaatgacatttctttgattgatattttaattatataataataataataataataataataataataataataataataataataataataattaatgtatatattattgttaaaaTGGAGATTAAATGCCAatatttttaacttaaaaaaataactaaatttcATGTGGTGCAGGCAGTGACTTCGACCAACAGCATGCATACAGTAACGGCCAAGCATTTGATGCAAAAGAGGGTCTCCCTGGGGATTTCCTCCACATTTGAGACAAGGTGGCAGACAACAACCTAAACCAACCCTCCCTCCCAAATGGACACTCTCTTAAGGATAACAAAATGCTGGCTCCAGCTGAACACCATCAGCCCCGCGGAGAACACTGAGAGGATGGCCGTAGACTGGTTTCTGTGGGATCTCCTGCCAGAAGAGTGAAAGGCCAGTGGGCTTTAAGGAGCCTGCAGAGAAATGTTACACTAGATTGTACCTTGATGACCCTGGGAATCAGCAGGGGGAAAAAGCAAAAGAACCACACAGCCCCACACTGACCAAACCTTTTGCTGACCAGACTCAGATTCAACTGGGGAGAGGAGGATGCCTGAGAAGACCCCAGGACCAATTGACAAGCCCATGCCACTCAGCTAGACCTCACCACCCAGCCACAGGACAACAAGCCCTGGCTTACCGGTTGCAGACTCCACACCCACACAACTGCCCAAAGCCCCTCAGGACACCCAGCATACGATCCTACATAAGTCAGCCAAGCCAGCAGGGGCACTAATGGTCTCAATTTTTCAAGTCGATGTCCATGAATTCCCTGCCACTCATTAGTGGCCACTCCTGGTGGGCCTCATACCTGACCTACCACTGCCATTCCCACATGGACACAACTAGACAGGATTCAGCACCACTATGGATACATTTGTCTGTAAAGCAAGAGCCCAAGCATCAGGAGTGCAGAAGGTCTGCATGGCCCAGGAGGCTCATGGCTTTGCAATGGATTTGCAAACCTACATTGGTATCCAAACAcggcgaatcctgatttaaaatgatttaaaaatggcactaacgatgttgttttttttcttgttggtcacagtaactgCCCCCAGCCCCTGAAGCAAGCGGTTTTTTTAGTCTAGACCAGCAAGGTTTTAATGCTACTGTGACTGATGTTAATtttcatgtatgtatatttacaatgtaaatatatgcaTTTCACTAAAAATCCTtcctatttgttttatttgtttaatatgttttatgtcatgtttaaattaattagttCTATTTTTGGCGGAAGTGTTTTCTTTTGCGATTAAGCTGTGTTATGTCATGACGTCATTCGGGAAGTGCGCGCTGCTCCTCAGTTTACTTTGTGCATACTGAGGAGAGGTAAGCTGTTAGCGGTGCTCTTCCGGGATTACTTGTAAAATTGAGTTTTACACATTTGAATTTCACTCATAACATGTTCAAATATTATTGTTAagtgttattaatgtaatatgTGATATGTAAGGTGATTTGTGGATGGATGGGGAGGATTAAGCGTCTTATTCAATAAGTACAGCGAGCAAATAAGCATGTGCATTGGCTAGGCTTAGTGATGCTAGTGAGTTAATGGCTGCAATTTGACTTGTGCAGGTGGTAAAGCTGACCAAGCAGCCACggttattttgtttctttctgtattcCATCCAGGTACAGTAACttctaatgttttataatttgtttaattaaatttgtatttctgttttattagtttACTTTGTGCATACTGAGGAGAGAATTGTTGAGTGTTGGTGACAATAAACTCTCCAGTACTGCTGCAGCAAAGTTGTAAAGACTAGTTATTTCACAACACAACGCAGAGAACGCGAGCACCGGTCAGAACCGAACGTGACCGGTTACagtggtgccgtgacccggatgAAGGTCAGTTTGCTTTGGATCTTCGTCCAAGAATCAACACCGTTTGATCACCGGAGGGCGCTGCACTTCAGTCAAGGTTCCAATGAACAGTAACACACTTTAGTGCATTGCTAAGGGACTGGACACTCCGCTAAGAGATTAGTATtgttactttctttttctttccttgctATTTTCAGATTCTTAAAATGATTTTTCCATGCTGATGTGTAGATAAGGTTGTTTATTGAAAATTTATTCTGTGTTTAGTGATTTATACATTATTGAACAGAGATGGCTCATAGCTTAGATACAGATAGTTTCAATGTTGAAGGGGGTATGTTAAATTTTAGCTTTGGGAGAGGGAGATTTTCGGGTGATTGTGTATCTACACCAGGTGTAGGGAAGGGTAGTGGTGAAAGAACACCGGGATTTTGCTCTACTCAAATAATTGGACAGACACCTGAACAGCTAAGAAGTAATCCATTATCGGTTAACTCGGATTTAAATGATGTGGCATTGCATGACCTCGTAACGCACATCGCTCAAGAGGTAGGACGGACAATAATATCTGCTCAAAGTGAAAGGAGGGTTGGAGAAAGGGAAACCAGTAGTGCACAGACTCATAGTTTAAGTGCAGGTCAGTCATTCTCAGAAATACCCTCACTTAATTTGACAGGAGTTAAACTAGTCATGCAGTCTGAAGTAAAGGAGCCCCCACTTTTCAGAGGAGATGGAACTGATAAGTTCAATGTGCATGAGTGGGGGGAACTAATGGACACTTTTTTGCGGAAAAGGGGTATACCAACACCAGAGCATCATCATGAAATCCTTACGAGACTGATGGGTAAAGCTAAAGACATTGTTAGAATCACTCTTCGTAGTAACACTTCTCTGAGACCCTCGGAGAATCCCAAGGTGATATTTGATATTCTAAAACAGCATTTTAGCGAGGCCAGATTTTCTTACATGCCCTTAGCAGATTTCTACAGCACAGTACCTGTTGCCGGAGAAAATCCAGTTGAATATTGGGTTCGTTTGAATAAGGCCGCAGATGTTGCGGAAGAGGCTTTGATTAGACTCGGGCGACAGATGGATAACCCATGCCAAGAAGCGGCCATGATGTTTGTCAAATATTGCCCAGACCCGTCTTTGACAGCGATTTTTCGTTTGAAAGCACCAGATAAGTGGACAGCAAGCGAGGTACAAGAACATCTAGACAGATATCAGCTTGAGCAAAAAGAACAGTCAGTAGTTAGGTCTAAGCGTGATATCACTGCGAGAAATGCAACAGCTCATACCCAGTCACTTAGGGAAGGGAATGCCACCACAGGAGATTTCCCTGTTGTGACGCCTGATGATGCTAATGCTAGTACCTTATCTTTACAGAATGATGATAGTTGTATAAAGACACTTATCAGTTTACTTGATCGTGCGCTAACTCAGAATAGTCAGGTAGAGTCAAAGGGCCCTTGGCCAAGTCAGTCACCTATGAGAGCATGTAAAGTATGTCGATCTCACGAGCATTCCACTTTGTCACATTGTCGACGGCAGCGACTCTGCCTTGCTTGTTTCCAACCTGGCCACATAAAAAGGAATTGTGTGAACATTCAATCAAGTACTGACAGTCAGACTGTACAGCCATCTCAAGGTTCACCGGCTTTAAAATAGTCGGCCCACATCTGGGGAGGGGACGTGTGGGTGGAACAGAACGAACCCTCAGTACTACAGACATTAAAGAAGTTTATGAAAGTGCATGTGCACAAGCTCCGACCCAAGTCAAGGTGATTGCACAGAATATGCAAACATTGGAAGTATTTGATGAGTTGTTCTATGCACCTGTTTATGTGAACGATAAATTCCAAATGATGGGAATGTTGGACTCTGGATCCATGGCTTGTACTTTCAGCGAAGCAGTAGAGAGCAGAATGCTCAGAGATAATGTGTTACCGAAACCCACACCACTGACACAAGAAATAATGTTAGTGGGATGTGGAGGTAAAGCAACGAGGCCAAAATGCATATACGAAGTCGAGCTTAAAGTATATGGTATGAGATGCTTGGTACCAATCTTGGTCGTGCCAGGGCAAAAGGATGATTTAATCATTGGAACCAATGTGGTGAAGTTTCTAATGAGTCAAATGAAAGCCAATAGTGATCATTGGAGAACTCTGTCTAACAGTGCTTCTGAGTCATCTTTATCATGCAAACGTTTTTTAGATGTTATGGCAAATACTTGCTGTTGGAGGGGTAGTGACCCACCAGATAAGATTGGGACTGTTAAGCTTTTTCAAGCAGTCACATTAGTGGCAAAAAAAGAACACCTTGTTTGGGGAAAGTTGCCAAGTAATACTGCCATGTCACCAGGAAGCACTGTCATCGTAGAGGCCACTTCTTCCCGAACTATGCCTCGGAACATTATCATTGGCCGTGTCGTTACACCTTTATGGGGAGATCGATGGGTACCTTTGAAAGTTATCAACCTTTCAGACAAACCGATCACTTTAAAAAAGAACTGTAAGCTGGCAGATGTGTTCCCATGTCATGCTGTGGAAGATTTTGAACTTTTACAGGGTTATAGTCAGGCTCAGGTGGCTGCACCGGAGAGTATATCTCAGCCTGGTGCCATTGCTGATCTTAAGCAGAGACTAAAGGCTGCAGACCTTGGTGACATCAACATCGATTTGTGTTCTGCTAGTGATGCAGCAAAAGACAGGCTTGTGCAGCTGCTTGAGAACTATAATGATGTATTCTCTAAACATGCTTTAGATTGCGGAGAGCTCAAAGGTTTTGTTCACCGCATTCGCCTAACTGACGAGCGTCCATTCCGACTTCCGTACCGTCGGATACCACCTGCTCACTATCAAAAGTTACGGCAAGTTCTCTCAGAAATGGAAGAGCAGGGAATAATCCGTAAGTCAGTGAGTGAATATGCTTCGCCCCTTGTTTTAGTATGGAAGAAAGATGGTAGTCTAAGAATTTGCACGGATTTTAGATGGCTGAATGCTAGAACCATCAAGGATGCTCACCCACTTCCTCATCAATCAGACTGCCTTGCTGCTTTAGGAGGAAACGCTCTCTTCAGCACTATGGATCTGACATCAGGTTTCTATAACATCCCCATGTCTGAAGAAGATAAAAAGTACACTGCGTTTGCAACTCCAGTGGGCCTTCATGAGTATAATAGGATGCCACAGGGACTGTGTAACAGTCCAGCATCTTTTATGCGCATGATGCTGAGTATCTTTGGGGACTTGAATTTCAGTAGCTTGTTGTGTTATTTGGACGACTTATTGGTGTTTGCACCTGATGAGGAGGCAGCGTTGGACAGGCTGGAGATAGTCTTTCAACGGTTGAGGGATTACAACCTCAAGTTAAGTCCAAAAAAGTGCCATTTCATGCAAACATCTGTTAAATTTTTAGGTCATATAATTGACGGGAATGGTGTATCTGTTGATCCTTCGAAGGTTGAAGCCATAGCCAAATTGTCAAAAGAGGACCTCATGGAAGAGGATGGGTGTACTCCATCTGTCCGAAGGATTAAGTCTGTTTTGGGCATGATTCTCTATTATCAGCATTTCATCCCAAGTTGTTCCTCAATAGCCAAACCGTTGTTTTCTTTGACAGCtggacagaaaagaaagacaaaggtCAAAACTGGGACTAGGGCAGGCACTTATAGGAAGTTGAAATCAACCGATTGGACTCCCGAGTGTGATGTGGCCCTTTCTAAACTGAAAGAGAGCTTATTGAAGAGCGTGGTTCTAGCACATCCTGATTTCTCTCTTCCATTAATTTTGTCAACTGATGCATCTCTAGATGGACTCGGGGCTGTGCTATCACAGATACCGGCTGGGGAGGAGAAAGCACGCCCCATTGCATTTGCAAGCAAGACTCTAAGTAACTCTCAAAAGAGGTACCCAGCACATAAGCTTGAGTTTCTAGCCCTGAAGTGGAGTGTATGTGAAAAATTTAGCCATTGGTTAAAAGGACACATGTTCACGGTATGGACAGACAATAACCCTCTCACTTATATACTAACTAAAGCTAAACTCGATGCTTGTGAACAACGCTGGGTATCCAAGCTTGCTGCTTACACTTTCGATCTTAAGCATATTGCTGGGAGCAAGAACATTGTAGCTGATGCCTTGAGCCGTGATCCTTTTCCAAAAACAGTGAGTCATAGGCTTATCACAGAGAGATACAGCAACTTACTTGCTGAAGCTGACCGTGTTGATGAGGATGGGGTTCAGGACACTTTTCGGTTGCAAGTGAACAGTCTCCATGTAACGCCCTTGGCTAATACAGCGTCATACAATCATGATACAGTCAGAACCCTCTTAGGTCTTCATGATCAGTGGGAAAGGGTAACCGAGCTGAGAGCCATGCAGACAATCCAATCGATTCAGAATATGGTAGCGCCCGGGTGTGATACCATCTCAGCAATCCCTTTAGAGAAAATCAGGCAGGATCAAGAGTCAGATTTAGCAATCTCGAAAGTGATTCCTTTTTTGACTCAGAAAAAACGACCATCaaggagagagatgattggaatGGGTGCTGgaactttatttcttcttaagCAATGGGATAGGTTGAAATTGCAAAACGGAGTAGTTTATCGCGTCTCGAAAGATCCGTTAAGCAATCACAAAAGGCTCCAACTTGTAATTCCATCAAGTCTTAAGGCTAAGGCTTTAAATGGTGTACATGATCTTGCTGGACATCAGGGACAGTCAAGAACCCTCCAGTTAGCTCGACAACGTTTTTACTGGCCTAGGATGGAGTATGATATTAGGGAGTATGTCAAGTGTTGTCAGAGGTGTGTATTGGCCAAAACACCAGAGCCATCTGCTCTAGCCCCTCTTGAGAGCATTAAGACTTCGGTACCGATGGAGTTGGTGTGTTTGGATTTTTGGTGTGCTGAGGATAGCAAGCAACGATCCGTGGATGTATTAGTTGTTACTGATCATTTTACTAAGTTGGCTCATGCTTTTCCGTGCGCAAACCAGAAAGCGAAACAGATAGCCAAGAAGTTGTGGGATCATGTTTTTTGCGTCTATGGTTTTCCGACACGTATTCATACCGACCAAGGGGCTAACTTCGAAAGTGCACTCATTGCAGAATTGCTTAAATTGGCTGGTGTTGAGAAGTCTCACACTACAGCATACCACCCGATGGGGAATGGTGTAACAGAGCGGTTCAATCGAACTTTGGGCAGTATGCTACGCTCCTTGCCTCTTAAGGAGAAACAAAAATGGCCCGAGCAGATACAGGCTCTGACATTTGCGTATAATGCCACGGTGCATGAGACCACTGGTTACGCCCcatttcagttaatgtttgGTCGTATCCCAAAGTTGCCAGTTGATGTCATTTTTGGGCAGGTGTTCCATGACCCTATGGTTGTTGATCATAGTAACTATGTGCAAACGCTAATGTCTCACCTCAAAGAAGCAGCATACATAGCtcagaaacacactgaaaagGAGCAGAGAAAACAGGCCAACTTCTATAATCGGAAGGTTAAGGGGTTATGTTTGAACGTTGGAGATAGAGTGTTGCTCGCCAACAAGggtgagagaggaaagaaaaaacttgCTGATAGGTGGGATCCAAATGTCCATACGGTAAAGGACCGGGATCTTAGGGCTAACATATACAAAGTGATTGATGGAAAGGGTAAGTCAAAAGTGGTGCATCGCAACCTAATTCTGGACATCAGCTTTCTACCTATTGAACCAACCCAAGATGAGGATGTTCTGTCAAGTGCTGGGAATGTGGAGACCAAACCTTGCATGTCGGATCTGTTCGATCCAACTGATGGGGGTGGTTCTGATGACAGGATGGGAGCATGGGTGTCTGATGAACAGGGAGAAGTCGAGGGCCAAGAGTCTGTTTGTGGTGATTTGGAATCTGATTATTCAGCAGAATGTTGTAGTCCAAATGAGGTTGCTGGAGATTGTTCTGATCGAATGAATGATGAA
Above is a window of Tachysurus vachellii isolate PV-2020 chromosome 9, HZAU_Pvac_v1, whole genome shotgun sequence DNA encoding:
- the LOC132851087 gene encoding uncharacterized protein LOC132851087, producing MGNGVTERFNRTLGSMLRSLPLKEKQKWPEQIQALTFAYNATVHETTGYAPFQLMFGRIPKLPVDVIFGQVFHDPMVVDHSNYVQTLMSHLKEAAYIAQKHTEKEQRKQANFYNRKVKGLCLNVGDRVLLANKGERGKKKLADRWDPNVHTVKDRDLRANIYKVIDGKGKSKVVHRNLILDISFLPIEPTQDEDVLSSAGNVETKPCMSDLFDPTDGGGSDDRMGAWVSDEQGEVEGQESVCGDLESDYSAECCSPNEVAGDCSDRMNDEDGESYSSTLDQQVRAVNDSNTNHITDMPAHTSDDTQSFRTRAGRVVKKVSRLIESMTQKSPVVKRAGSFLSQF